A window of the Cucurbita pepo subsp. pepo cultivar mu-cu-16 chromosome LG01, ASM280686v2, whole genome shotgun sequence genome harbors these coding sequences:
- the LOC111808639 gene encoding exocyst complex component EXO70H1-like — translation MILSEPPKSSNKLMHIKGFFGFSHSSSSFPTSGRRTSLPSSYDPSQLAAMEEAITNSEPIIMKWDPDSSEFNRITFLFRHGRAESDEFLNSVNELRRTMDFVISENSTSNVLVLAQKLMQAAMRRLEKEFYQILSENRQNIDPESFSGRSSDRSTADGESRGDSVGDVDRVSADLKSIADCMIDSGYGKECVQIYKVIRKSIVDETLYRLETEKFKLSRIQRWNWDSVEHVIKIWMNSIKIAVNTLFLGEKILCDHVFSRSERIRESCFSDITKDGAITLFRFPELVAKGKKDSDKIFLLMELYEASYEVLPEIEVIFDSVSTSAIKTQAQTSMVKLADLIRDILYEFELTIQKYSSKTPAPGGGIHPLTRSAMNYISSLGDYSGTLSDIIPSGKSHIPASYMETNAVDDGISSPVAAQLGWLILVLLCKLDTKAALYKDVSLSYLFLANNLNFIVKTVTATNLRSLLGGEWEANHTSKMKVYTANYEATAWNRVMSCLPERGSTEVGSPETAKEGFRKFNAAFEEAYRKQTSWRVEDGKLRDELKMCIARKVVPRYREFYEGCAEMVGVERGVLRFSPHDLGNYLSDLFHGVSSSGSSSSSSSFHSV, via the coding sequence ATGATACTTTCGGAGCCCCCAAAGagttctaataaattaatgcaCATCAAAGGATTCTTTGGCTTCTCCCactcctcttcttccttccccACCTCCGGCCGCCGGACTTCGCTGCCGTCGAGCTATGACCCTTCCCAATTGGCGGCCATGGAAGAGGCTATCACGAACTCGGAACCCATCATCATGAAATGGGACCCGGATTCCTCTGAGTTCAATAGAATTACCTTCCTCTTCCGCCACGGCCGAGCTGAATCCGATGAGTTTTTGAACTCCGTCAATGAGCTCCGGCGGACAATGGATTTTGTCATATCCGAGAATTCCACCTCCAATGTCCTTGTTCTAGCTCAAAAGCTGATGCAGGCTGCCATGAGACGACTCGAGAAGGAGTTCTACCAGATTTTGAGCGAGAATCGCCAGAATATCGACCCGGAATCCTTTTCTGGTAGATCTTCTGATAGGTCAACGGCCGACGGGGAAAGCAGAGGGGATTCTGTCGGCGACGTCGACAGAGTCTCGGCGGACTTGAAATCGATTGCTGATTGCATGATTGATTCTGGGTATGGGAAAGAGTGTGTTCAAATCTACAAAGTAATCCGAAAATCGATCGTCGATGAAACTCTGTATCGGCTCGAAACAGAGAAGTTCAAACTTTCGAGAATTCAGAGATGGAATTGGGATTCGGTGGAACATGTGATTAAGATTTGGATGAATTCGATCAAGATCGCCGTGAATACTCTGTTTCTTGGAGAGAAAATTCTCTGCGATCATGTTTTTTCGAGGTCGGAAAGAATCCGAGAATCCTGTTTTTCCGACATCACAAAAGATGGTGCAATCACGTTGTTTAGATTCCCGGAATTGGTCGCAAAGGGGAAGAAAGATTCCGACAAAATCTTTCTGTTAATGGAGCTTTACGAAGCGAGTTACGAAGTCTTGCCGGAAATCGAGGTAATATTCGACTCTGTTTCGACGTCCGCCATTAAAACGCAAGCTCAAACGTCAATGGTGAAGCTTGCGGATTTAATCCGTGACATTCTGTATGAATTTGAGCTGACAATTCAGAAATATTCATCCAAGACTCCGGCCCCTGGCGGCGGAATCCACCCACTGACCCGATCGGCGATGAACTACATCTCATCGCTGGGAGATTATAGTGGGACTCTCTCCGACATCATTCCCAGCGGAAAATCTCATATTCCAGCGTCGTACATGGAAACCAACGCCGTCGACGACGGTATCTCGTCTCCAGTGGCGGCGCAACTCGGGTGGTTAATTCTAGTCCTCCTCTGCAAACTCGACACAAAAGCAGCGCTCTACAAAGACGTATCTCTCTCCTATCTCTTCCTCGCCAACAACCTGAACTTCATCGTGAAGACAGTAACGGCGACCAATCTAAGAAGCCTCCTCGGCGGCGAGTGGGAGGCGAATCACACGAGCAAGATGAAGGTGTACACAGCGAACTACGAAGCAACGGCGTGGAACAGAGTGATGTCGTGTCTGCCGGAGAGGGGTTCGACGGAAGTGGGGTCGCCGGAGACGGCGAAGGAGGGGTTTAGAAAGTTCAATGCAGCGTTCGAAGAGGCGTACCGGAAACAGACGTCGTGGAGGGTGGAGGACGGGAAGCTGAGAGACGAGCTGAAAATGTGTATAGCGAGGAAGGTGGTGCCGAGGTACAGGGAGTTCTACGAGGGGTGCGCGGAGATGGTGGGTGTGGAGAGAGGGGTTTTGAGGTTCTCTCCCCATGATTTGGGGAATTACTTGTCGGATTTGTTTCATGGGGTTTCTTCCTCCGGTAGtagttcttcttcctcttcttttcacAGTGtttga
- the LOC111807236 gene encoding 3-ketoacyl-CoA synthase 19-like translates to MEELMMAISFILFLFTLIKLLLQWRNQPSCYMLAYQCYKPSDPTRKLDTDSCVRVILRNKNLGLDEYRFLLKTIVSSGIGEHTYAPKNVIEGREETPTLNDSLSEMDDIIFDTLDNLFAKTNVSPSDIKILVVSVSLFSPSPCLTSRIVNRYKMREDVKAFNLSGMGCSASIVAIDLVNNLFKCYENCYAIVVATESIGPNWYSGKEKQMILSNCLFRSGGCSMLFTNRRDLRHQAMLKLKCLVRTHLGANDEAYQCCIQVEDDSGYRGFRLTKNLPKAAAKIFAMNLRVLVPKILPLRELLHLVIANSLSQKKPKEAMGGGGGGGGQVVGLNLKTGVDHFCIHPGGRAVIDSVGKSLGLNSYDLEPARMALHRFGNTSSAGFWYVFGYMEAKKRLKKGDRILMISFGAGFKCNNCAWEVSRDLEDENVWKDCIQSYPLQNLVNPFMEKYSWIYDECLNFIRTIELTST, encoded by the exons ATGGAAGAACTGATGATGGCAAtatctttcattctcttcctcttcacaCTCATCAAGCTCCTCCTCCAATGGAGAAACCAACCCTCTTGCTACATGCTAGCCTACCAATGCTACAAACCCTCCGACCCGACACGAAAACTCGACACCGATTCATGCGTACGAGTCATCCTCCGCAACAAAAACCTCGGCCTCGACGAGTACAGATTCCTTCTCAAGACCATCGTCAGCTCCGGCATTGGCGAACACACCTACGCCCCAAAGAACGTGATCGAAGGCCGTGAAGAAACCCCAACCCTAAACGACTCCCTCTCGGAAATGGACGACATCATTTTCGACACGCTCGATAACCTTTTTGCTAAGACTAATGTTTCTCCTTCCGACATCAAAATATTGGTCGTTAGCGTGTCGTTGTTCTCGCCGTCGCCTTGCTTGACATCGAGGATCGTGAACCGTTACAAGATGAGGGAAGATGTGAAGGCTTTTAATCTGTCGGGAATGGGGTGTAGTGCGAGCATTGTGGCTATTGATTTGgtgaataatttgtttaagTGTTATGAGAATTGCTATGCCATTGTTGTAGCTACGGAGTCTATTGGGCCCAATTGGTATAGTGGGAAGGAGAAACAAATGATTCTTTCAAACTGTTTGTTCCGGTCGGGTGGGTGTTCGATGCTTTTCACGAATAGAAGAGATTTGAGACATCAAGCCATGTTGAAGCTTAAATGTTTGGTTCGGACACATCTCGGAGCTAACGATGAAGCATATCAATGTTGTATTCAG GTGGAAGACGATAGCGGATATCGAGGGTTTAGGTTAACAAAGAACCTCCCAAAAGCAGCTGCAAAAATATTTGCAATGAATTTAAGGGTTTTAGTGCCAAAGATTTTGCCATTAAGGGAGCTACTTCATCTAGTCATAGCTAACTCTCTGAGccaaaagaaaccaaaagaagccatgggaggaggaggaggaggaggaggtcaAGTTGTAGGTTTGAATCTCAAGACAGGCGTGGACCACTTCTGCATCCACCCTGGCGGGCGAGCCGTTATCGACAGTGTCGGTAAAAGTTTAGGTCTCAACAGTTACGATCTCGAGCCAGCTCGAATGGCTCTGCATCGATTCGGAAACACTTCATCGGCAG GATTTTGGTACGTGTTCGGGTACATGGAAGCGAAAAAGAGGCTGAAGAAAGGGGATAGGATATTAATGATAAGCTTTGGAGCAGGATTCAAGTGCAATAATTGTGCATGGGAAGTTAGTAGAGATTTGGAAGATGAAAATGTGTGGAAGGATTGCATTCAAAGTTACCCtcttcaaaatttggtgaaccCTTTCATGGAGAAGTACAGTTGGATCTATGATGAGTGCTTGAACTTCATTAGAACAATCGAATTAACCTCTAcctaa
- the LOC111781873 gene encoding probable membrane-associated kinase regulator 4 has product MAVDIPSYDSADDDYIDMEIGPYSNFLCHSKSSPRQSREFEFQMSSNTREREPTTSPADELFYNGKLLPLHRPPRLQMVEKLLQKSSSDYDYRIDIFEEFYSTPFSTAVNSPTATSTPLESCNISPSESCQISRELNADEYLLEYSSDTSYLNGESSKKSWTKKLKHSSLCLKLKASRAYIKSLFTKSGCSEESTAAATKIADEGLASKANECSKKGAKLEKRKPLGQIPISIANLNKEKGNMDHNRRSFSLAIKRQPNIKPSSSATLHPTSSSCPNDSKGHFQKVCGGMNSEFENSVQGAIAHCKRSQSQQPLPSKKTVSEVGIYLLSSSTLAVSDDQEIPVTLQGLIEIDRE; this is encoded by the coding sequence ATGGCTGTTGACATCCCATCTTATGATTCAGCAGATGATGACTATATAGATATGGAAATTGGTCCGTACTCCAACTTTCTCTGTCACTCCAAAAGCTCTCCGCGGCAATCCAGAGAGTTCGAGTTTCAAATGTCTTCAAATACTCGGGAAAGAGAGCCTACGACTTCTCCAGCTGATGAGCTCTTCTACAATGGGAAGCTTCTCCCACTTCATCGTCCCCCACGCCTGCAAATGGTAGAGAAACTCCTGCAGAAGTCTAGTTCTGATTATGATTACAGAATAGACATTTTTGAAGAATTTTACAGCACTCCATTTTCCACTGCTGTCAATTCGCCTACTGCAACAAGTACTCCTTTAGAATCCTGCAACATTTCTCCTTCCGAATCTTGTCAGATTAGTAGGGAACTAAATGCAGACGAATATCTTCTAGAGTATTCATCAGACACGAGCTATTTGAATGGTGAAAGTTCGAAAAAGTCTTGGACCAAAAAGCTTAAGCATTCTTCCCTTTGTCTCAAGCTGAAAGCTTCCAGAGCTTACATCAAATCTTTGTTCACCAAATCAGGTTGCTCAGAGGAGTCCACTGCAGCAGCTACAAAGATAGCAGATGAAGGATTAGCTTCAAAAGCCAATGAATGCTCAAAGAAGGGTGCTAAAttggaaaagagaaagccATTGGGACAAATTCCAATCTCTATTGCCAATTTGAATAAGGAAAAAGGCAATATGGATCACAACAGAAGATCGTTCTCACTGGCCATTAAGAGACAACCAAATATCAAGCCATCATCTTCTGCAACGTTGCATCCCACTTCCTCTTCATGTCCAAACGATTCGAAAGGGCATTTTCAAAAGGTATGCGGCGGTATGAATTCAGAGTTTGAGAACTCAGTTCAGGGAGCCATTGCACACTGCAAGCGGTCTCAATCTCAGCAACCATTACCTTCAAAGAAGACAGTTAGCGAAGTTGGGATTTACTTATTATCATCATCCACCCTGGCAGTTTCTGATGATCAGGAAATACCAGTAACTTTGCAGGGGCTGATAGAGATTGATAGAGAATGA